In the Candidatus Binatia bacterium genome, one interval contains:
- a CDS encoding ABC transporter ATP-binding protein, translated as MYGTPPPTGEGALVAIRHVSRRYIRGVDDVHALDNVSLQVPRGHFVAFMGPSGSGKSTLLNLVSGIDRPTSGEVIVAGARLDDLTEDDLAAWRARHVGLIFQFFNLIPVLNARDNVALPLLLTHLGKPERARRAETALRIVGLEHRLDHYPRTLSGGEQQRVAIARAIVTDPDLIVADEPTGDLDARNAEATLGLLRQLKNEFGKTIVMVTHDPRALRFVDDAFHLDKGILLEGDDAERAEAALLLAAGAHPTSTVSPPAP; from the coding sequence ATGTACGGAACGCCGCCCCCCACCGGCGAGGGTGCCCTCGTCGCGATTCGCCATGTGTCTCGTCGCTACATTCGCGGCGTGGACGACGTACACGCGCTCGATAATGTCTCGCTGCAGGTGCCGCGCGGGCATTTCGTCGCCTTCATGGGCCCGTCGGGTTCCGGCAAGTCGACCCTGCTGAATCTGGTCTCGGGCATCGACCGGCCGACCTCGGGAGAGGTCATCGTCGCGGGGGCCCGTCTGGACGATTTGACGGAGGACGACCTGGCGGCGTGGCGGGCCCGGCACGTCGGCCTGATCTTCCAGTTCTTCAACCTGATCCCGGTACTGAACGCGCGCGACAACGTCGCCCTGCCCCTGCTCCTGACTCATCTGGGCAAGCCCGAGCGCGCCCGCCGGGCCGAAACCGCCTTGCGCATAGTCGGCCTGGAACACCGCCTCGACCACTACCCGCGCACGCTTTCCGGCGGCGAGCAGCAGCGCGTAGCCATCGCGCGTGCGATCGTCACGGACCCCGACCTGATCGTCGCCGACGAACCGACTGGCGATCTCGACGCCCGTAACGCCGAGGCCACACTCGGCCTCCTGCGCCAGCTCAAGAACGAGTTCGGCAAGACGATCGTCATGGTCACGCACGATCCCAGGGCCCTGCGTTTTGTGGACGACGCCTTCCACCTCGACAAGGGCATACTGCTCGAAGGCGACGACGCCGAACGCGCCGAGGCCGCCCTGCTTCTGGCTGCCGGCGCTCATCCGACGTCCACGGTTAGCCCGCCGGCGCCATGA
- a CDS encoding Spy/CpxP family protein refolding chaperone, giving the protein MGQTQNAATATGAPRNRWRRIFLGSMLGSIALGFIARMAVGWAGGDGPHGRWRHRDPAEMREHMEERLRRLLNRIDATEEQETRILAIGKQAFDEIEPYREQRYTARKRAREILTQPSIDRNAIESLRAAQVQNFEAVSKRFAQALTDIAEVLTPEQRTALADHLAKRHGRHRGPF; this is encoded by the coding sequence ATGGGTCAGACGCAGAATGCCGCAACGGCAACGGGCGCCCCGCGGAACCGCTGGCGCCGCATCTTTCTGGGCTCGATGCTCGGCAGCATCGCTCTCGGCTTCATCGCCCGCATGGCCGTCGGCTGGGCCGGTGGAGACGGTCCGCACGGACGCTGGCGCCATCGCGACCCCGCCGAGATGCGTGAGCACATGGAAGAACGTCTGCGGCGCCTGCTGAACAGAATCGACGCCACCGAGGAGCAGGAGACGCGCATCCTGGCCATCGGCAAGCAGGCGTTCGACGAAATCGAGCCGTATCGAGAACAACGCTACACGGCACGCAAACGTGCGCGGGAAATCCTGACGCAGCCCTCCATCGACCGCAACGCAATCGAGAGCCTGCGTGCGGCACAGGTGCAGAACTTCGAGGCGGTGTCGAAGCGGTTCGCGCAGGCGCTTACCGACATCGCCGAGGTGCTCACTCCCGAGCAACGCACCGCGCTGGCCGACCATCTCGCGAAGCGTCACGGACGGCATCGCGGGCCGTTCTGA
- a CDS encoding efflux RND transporter periplasmic adaptor subunit: MDRDDKAMGNDDQLRADLASLKIDRPPVGASPPRRVRRRWLRWVAAATGIAAVLGGGVWMLFGRIPVVAVATALRVSAAQTGPAPVLSGSGYVVTGDRYVQVGVRVPGRIDRYFVEEGQSVRRDAPLVQLDDRDYRAALARIEAGLQVARANLTLAESELRRGEALRGKDVISQQELDVLENKAAVARATLLQLEAELQQARVNLDYTTLRAPTDGVVLAKLKEVGEIAVPGGFAGSGDLIRLANMSDLRAEVDVNEADLSRIHIGQPAEVAPDAYPNRRYPARVVKLYPQVDRQKGTLKVEVQITAPDDKLLPDMSARVTFLDSARPDNGAAEATTVLVPVSALHRASAGGNFVWVVAGGRTKQTTVETAGEVGPNVRIAQGLSGGESVVIGDPPLRDGQRVNIAPAG, from the coding sequence GTGGATCGAGACGATAAGGCGATGGGCAACGACGACCAATTGCGGGCCGACCTGGCTTCTCTGAAGATCGACCGTCCGCCGGTCGGGGCAAGCCCGCCGCGGCGGGTGCGCCGGCGGTGGTTGCGGTGGGTGGCGGCGGCGACCGGAATCGCCGCCGTGCTCGGCGGCGGCGTCTGGATGCTGTTCGGCCGCATTCCCGTGGTCGCCGTTGCGACGGCGCTGCGCGTCAGCGCGGCACAAACCGGCCCGGCACCGGTTCTGTCGGGGTCGGGATACGTGGTGACGGGCGACCGCTACGTGCAGGTGGGAGTTCGGGTTCCCGGGCGTATAGACCGGTACTTCGTCGAAGAGGGGCAGTCGGTACGTCGAGATGCCCCGCTCGTCCAACTGGATGACCGCGACTACCGAGCCGCACTGGCGCGCATCGAAGCCGGGTTGCAGGTCGCCCGTGCCAACCTGACCCTCGCCGAATCGGAGTTGCGGCGCGGCGAGGCGCTGCGCGGCAAGGACGTGATTTCGCAACAGGAACTCGACGTGCTCGAAAACAAGGCCGCCGTCGCGCGCGCCACACTGTTGCAACTCGAGGCGGAACTGCAGCAAGCCAGGGTCAACCTCGATTACACGACGCTGCGCGCGCCTACCGACGGTGTCGTCCTCGCCAAGCTCAAGGAGGTGGGAGAGATCGCGGTTCCGGGCGGCTTCGCCGGCTCGGGCGACCTGATCAGGCTCGCCAACATGTCTGACCTCCGGGCCGAGGTCGATGTCAACGAAGCTGACCTGAGTCGCATCCACATCGGTCAGCCGGCCGAAGTAGCCCCCGATGCCTATCCGAACCGACGCTACCCGGCACGGGTCGTCAAGCTGTATCCGCAGGTCGACCGCCAGAAGGGAACCCTGAAGGTCGAGGTCCAGATCACGGCGCCCGACGACAAGCTGCTCCCGGACATGAGCGCCAGGGTCACCTTCCTGGATTCCGCGCGCCCGGATAACGGAGCCGCCGAGGCCACCACGGTCCTCGTGCCGGTGAGCGCGCTGCACCGGGCCTCCGCGGGGGGTAACTTCGTCTGGGTGGTCGCCGGGGGTCGTACGAAGCAAACGACGGTGGAGACCGCGGGCGAGGTCGGGCCGAACGTGCGCATTGCACAGGGACTCAGTGGGGGCGAAAGCGTGGTGATCGGCGATCCCCCACTCCGCGACGGCCAACGGGTGAACATCGCGCCTGCCGGCTGA
- the mtnA gene encoding S-methyl-5-thioribose-1-phosphate isomerase: protein MVRTVEWRNGAVVLIDQRLLPGQEVYRVCRDYRQVAAAITNMVVRGAPAIGVTAAFGIALGMRQAKGNLPQSMERICDTFARTRPTAVNLFWAIERMRNVLTRLYTQDPAAVREALLAEARAIHRDDIAANRALGRYGAELLPDPARVMTHCNAGALATAGYGTALGVIRAAREAGKRVAVVATETRPFLQGARLTAWELKKDRIPVTLITDNMAGHVMQSGTVSCVVVGADRIAANGDVANKIGTYTLAVLAKRHRVPFFVAAPTSTVDLACPDGGGIPIESRDPREVTHVQGRQLPPSGIKVLNPAFDVTPHDLVTAIVTEAGVARPSFARHLRRLVNDAARNRTGAVTATHRSHGGRQAPHVVRR, encoded by the coding sequence ATGGTACGTACTGTCGAGTGGCGCAACGGCGCCGTGGTTCTCATCGATCAACGTCTGCTGCCCGGGCAAGAGGTCTACCGCGTCTGCCGCGACTATCGGCAAGTGGCGGCGGCGATAACGAACATGGTCGTGCGCGGCGCCCCGGCGATCGGCGTGACGGCGGCCTTCGGAATCGCGCTCGGCATGCGACAGGCGAAGGGAAACCTGCCGCAGTCGATGGAGCGCATCTGCGACACATTCGCTCGCACGCGGCCCACGGCCGTCAACCTCTTCTGGGCCATCGAGCGGATGCGCAACGTCCTGACGCGACTGTATACACAGGACCCGGCGGCGGTCCGTGAAGCGTTGCTGGCCGAAGCGCGAGCCATCCACAGAGATGACATCGCTGCCAATCGTGCGCTCGGACGGTACGGCGCCGAACTGCTGCCGGACCCCGCAAGGGTCATGACCCACTGCAATGCCGGCGCCCTGGCCACCGCCGGCTACGGGACCGCTCTCGGGGTCATTCGCGCCGCGCGTGAGGCGGGCAAGCGGGTTGCCGTCGTGGCCACGGAAACCCGCCCGTTCCTCCAGGGGGCGCGCCTTACGGCGTGGGAGCTGAAAAAGGACCGCATCCCGGTGACGCTGATTACCGACAACATGGCCGGCCACGTGATGCAATCGGGGACGGTGTCGTGCGTTGTCGTTGGTGCCGATCGCATTGCCGCCAACGGAGATGTTGCGAACAAGATCGGTACCTACACGCTCGCCGTGTTGGCGAAGCGGCATCGGGTGCCGTTCTTCGTGGCCGCACCGACGTCGACGGTAGACCTCGCCTGCCCCGACGGCGGTGGAATTCCGATCGAAAGCCGCGACCCTCGCGAGGTGACCCACGTACAGGGGCGGCAGCTCCCACCCAGCGGCATCAAGGTCCTCAACCCCGCCTTCGACGTCACCCCACACGACCTGGTCACCGCGATTGTAACCGAGGCTGGCGTTGCCCGCCCCTCCTTCGCACGCCACCTGCGCCGGCTCGTCAATGACGCCGCCCGCAACCGTACCGGCGCCGTCACCGCAACGCACCGAAGCCACGGAGGTCGTCAGGCACCGCACGTCGTTCGTCGCTGA
- a CDS encoding ABC transporter permease encodes MTYSRWIWANLWRNKLRTALTGGAVALAVALVCLLLTMPDGLNAILDSMANNTRISVHNKAGVVYPMPASFTRKVRQIDGVAAAMGQVWFGGAYEEAGKVTFPNFAVEVEHVGAVYPDWPITPEQLADFQRYRDGAIVGRQVMKRYGWKVGDRITLKSTVWPVNLDLRIVGEIASERAPLLWFNQEYLDQALKAQGRKGLGIVGMIWVRAGDPAKVNAIMRTVDEMSRNSDAETASETEKSFFSNFFGSLQGFVTIVLIVTGLVALCIVFIAANTASMGVRERAGEIAVLKAIGFGRRAIFATLLAEALLLAIVAGVAGVLMSLGATGMLRAAAGANPTLGPLGSFIITAPVVANGLFLSLVVGMLAGVVPAWGAARKSVVTALHEVF; translated from the coding sequence ATGACCTACTCCCGCTGGATCTGGGCCAATCTCTGGCGCAACAAGCTGCGCACCGCGTTGACGGGCGGCGCGGTCGCGCTTGCGGTGGCCCTCGTCTGCCTGCTGCTGACGATGCCCGATGGCCTCAACGCCATTCTCGACAGCATGGCCAACAACACCCGCATCTCCGTGCACAACAAGGCCGGAGTGGTTTACCCGATGCCGGCATCGTTCACCCGCAAGGTTCGGCAGATCGACGGCGTGGCCGCTGCCATGGGTCAGGTGTGGTTCGGCGGCGCTTACGAGGAGGCCGGCAAGGTGACCTTTCCGAACTTCGCCGTCGAGGTCGAGCATGTCGGCGCCGTGTATCCCGATTGGCCGATCACCCCGGAACAGCTGGCGGATTTCCAGCGTTACCGAGACGGTGCCATCGTCGGCCGGCAGGTGATGAAACGCTACGGCTGGAAGGTCGGCGATCGCATCACGCTGAAGAGCACCGTGTGGCCGGTAAACCTCGACCTGCGGATCGTCGGAGAAATCGCCAGCGAACGCGCTCCGCTGCTCTGGTTCAACCAGGAGTACCTCGATCAGGCCCTGAAGGCGCAGGGGCGCAAGGGTCTCGGCATCGTCGGCATGATCTGGGTGCGGGCCGGCGACCCGGCCAAGGTTAACGCGATCATGCGCACCGTCGACGAAATGTCGCGCAACAGCGACGCTGAGACGGCGTCGGAAACCGAGAAGAGCTTCTTTTCGAACTTCTTCGGTTCGTTGCAGGGTTTCGTCACGATCGTCCTCATCGTCACCGGGCTGGTGGCACTGTGCATCGTGTTCATAGCCGCCAACACCGCCTCGATGGGAGTCCGAGAACGGGCCGGGGAGATCGCCGTATTGAAGGCCATCGGCTTCGGCCGGCGCGCGATCTTCGCCACCCTGCTTGCCGAGGCGCTCCTGCTGGCCATCGTCGCGGGGGTCGCCGGCGTTCTGATGTCGCTCGGCGCCACGGGTATGTTGCGCGCCGCCGCGGGCGCCAATCCGACGCTTGGACCACTGGGTAGTTTCATTATCACCGCCCCGGTCGTCGCTAATGGGTTATTCCTTTCGCTGGTCGTCGGTATGCTCGCCGGCGTGGTGCCTGCCTGGGGGGCCGCCCGTAAATCGGTGGTGACCGCGCTGCACGAGGTGTTCTAG
- a CDS encoding FtsX-like permease family protein produces the protein MTAGVIALVVIASCLFLGLISSLKRTLVTSGDPRNLVVMRKGSDNDGASQVPLAAHQALKYFDGIARDAEDRPLASPELVVQPFFRTKAGGRENVLVRGVEPVALEVHDAVRIADGRMFNPSAHEAIVGRGVAGRYAGAEIGSELEFGRGAWKVVGIFDAGGSSFESEVWVDVRELGNDAKRVFPYSGVRLRTTSPAAMDALVQRIGNDPRWALEAQPETDYYAKQSESANSLYVLVVGIAVLAGIGAGFGAANTMYAAVQARTAEIGTLRALGFSRRAILTAFQIEAVVLSAIGFLVGAGGAAILSQAVDAWLGGVAFGASTFTTNVVTLRVGAGDLVGALGLACLIGFCGGLGPAWRAARLRPIEALRKA, from the coding sequence ATGACCGCCGGGGTCATAGCGCTGGTCGTTATCGCCTCGTGTCTGTTTCTCGGCCTCATCTCGAGTCTCAAGCGCACCCTGGTAACCAGCGGCGATCCGCGCAATCTCGTGGTGATGCGCAAGGGATCGGACAACGACGGGGCCAGTCAGGTTCCGCTCGCCGCGCATCAAGCGCTCAAGTATTTCGACGGTATCGCCCGCGACGCCGAAGATCGACCTCTGGCCTCGCCGGAGCTGGTGGTGCAGCCGTTCTTCCGGACCAAAGCGGGAGGGCGCGAGAACGTCCTCGTCCGCGGCGTGGAGCCGGTGGCTCTGGAGGTGCACGACGCAGTCCGCATCGCCGACGGGCGCATGTTCAACCCGAGCGCGCACGAGGCAATCGTCGGCAGAGGCGTCGCCGGCCGCTACGCCGGAGCGGAGATCGGCAGCGAATTGGAGTTCGGCCGCGGCGCCTGGAAAGTGGTGGGCATCTTCGACGCCGGCGGGTCGTCGTTCGAGAGCGAGGTGTGGGTCGACGTCCGCGAACTCGGCAACGACGCCAAGCGGGTGTTCCCGTACTCGGGCGTACGGCTGCGCACCACCTCGCCAGCCGCCATGGATGCTCTGGTGCAGCGCATCGGGAACGATCCGCGCTGGGCGCTCGAGGCGCAGCCCGAGACCGATTACTATGCCAAGCAGTCCGAGTCCGCCAATTCCCTGTACGTGCTGGTCGTGGGCATAGCGGTGCTGGCGGGAATCGGTGCCGGCTTCGGTGCGGCAAACACCATGTACGCCGCCGTGCAAGCGCGCACCGCCGAGATCGGGACGCTGCGGGCACTGGGTTTTTCTCGCCGAGCGATCCTGACGGCGTTCCAGATCGAGGCGGTGGTGCTATCGGCGATCGGTTTCCTCGTCGGGGCGGGGGGGGCGGCGATCTTGTCGCAAGCGGTGGACGCCTGGCTCGGAGGCGTCGCCTTTGGCGCGTCTACGTTCACCACCAATGTCGTCACGTTGCGGGTGGGCGCGGGCGACCTCGTGGGCGCCCTGGGGCTGGCGTGTCTCATCGGCTTCTGCGGCGGTCTCGGACCGGCCTGGCGCGCGGCACGACTGCGGCCGATCGAGGCGTTGCGGAAGGCTTGA
- a CDS encoding YbaK/EbsC family protein, translating into MPILTKLREFLDSAGVKYDVLSHRQAFTAQEVAEAQHVKGKELAKVVILRSGSQFFMAVLPAPLRVDLDLAEGVVGRHDLRLATEEEFTGLFPQCEAGAMPPFGNLYNLPVFVDQSLTRDEDIVFNAGTHTQTVRMKYADFVRLVQPKVAAFATE; encoded by the coding sequence ATGCCGATCCTCACGAAGCTGCGGGAGTTTCTGGACAGTGCGGGCGTTAAGTACGATGTGCTGTCGCACCGTCAAGCGTTTACGGCGCAGGAGGTCGCCGAGGCCCAACACGTGAAGGGCAAGGAGCTGGCAAAGGTCGTCATCCTGCGCAGCGGCAGCCAGTTCTTCATGGCGGTGCTGCCGGCGCCGCTTCGCGTCGATCTCGACCTCGCAGAAGGCGTGGTCGGTCGTCACGATCTGCGCCTGGCGACCGAGGAGGAATTCACCGGTCTCTTCCCTCAGTGCGAAGCCGGTGCCATGCCGCCGTTCGGCAACCTCTACAACCTGCCCGTGTTCGTCGACCAGAGCCTGACGCGCGACGAGGACATCGTCTTCAACGCCGGCACGCACACGCAGACGGTGCGCATGAAGTACGCCGACTTCGTCCGGCTGGTGCAGCCGAAGGTGGCAGCGTTCGCAACGGAGTGA
- a CDS encoding ATP-binding protein, whose amino-acid sequence MSRRHGPRHRLYLQIYFALVVTLAVFAAIANGLWRLTEESSRPRQPALFLTDLPAAAIPAPGAPSRVQQRALDRLAARLGGRVSLFAADARLVAASGPALPAPPRPAGRDVQRYRDGRRQVWARRLPDGRWLAVQPRPAGRPHWGPIGVLVLIALAAYPAVRRITRRLERLQASVEALGAGDLRARVPVEGRDEVAQLAESFNRAATRIEALVTAHKTLLANASHELRSPLARLRVAIELLHTHIPAAQRVEVERNIAELDALIEEILLASRLDTTPEHGSVEPVDLLGLVAEEAARRDLSVTGTPVQVSGETRLLRRLIRNLLDNAQRYGRAPIDIAVTRVNEDAALTVCDRGPGIPVSERERIFEPFYRLPGQREGDGGSGLGLAIVRQIARRHGGEALCEARPDGGTCFRVTLPAATPAGGGPLEAPAEPRR is encoded by the coding sequence ATGAGCCGGAGACACGGGCCGCGCCATCGCCTTTATCTGCAGATCTACTTCGCGCTGGTGGTGACACTGGCCGTGTTTGCGGCGATCGCTAACGGCCTCTGGCGGCTGACGGAGGAGTCCTCCCGACCACGGCAGCCGGCATTGTTTCTCACCGACCTGCCCGCTGCGGCGATACCGGCACCCGGCGCGCCGTCACGCGTGCAACAGCGCGCCCTCGATCGCCTCGCGGCGCGCCTGGGCGGGCGGGTATCGTTGTTCGCCGCCGACGCTCGGCTCGTTGCTGCCAGCGGCCCGGCGTTGCCGGCTCCGCCGCGGCCCGCGGGCAGGGACGTGCAGCGTTACCGTGACGGCCGGAGGCAGGTGTGGGCGCGCCGCCTGCCCGATGGTCGCTGGCTGGCGGTGCAGCCGCGGCCGGCCGGCCGGCCACACTGGGGACCGATCGGGGTGCTGGTACTGATCGCCCTGGCCGCGTATCCGGCGGTCCGCCGTATTACCCGCCGGCTGGAGCGTTTGCAGGCAAGTGTCGAGGCCCTCGGGGCCGGCGACCTACGGGCCCGCGTACCGGTCGAGGGTCGCGACGAAGTGGCGCAACTGGCGGAGAGCTTCAATCGGGCAGCGACGCGTATCGAAGCTCTGGTGACGGCGCACAAGACGCTGCTTGCCAATGCCTCCCACGAGCTGCGCTCGCCGTTGGCACGGCTGCGCGTAGCGATCGAGCTGCTGCACACCCATATTCCGGCCGCGCAACGAGTCGAGGTGGAACGTAACATCGCCGAACTGGACGCCCTGATCGAAGAGATCCTGCTCGCCAGCCGGCTGGACACGACACCCGAGCACGGATCTGTCGAACCCGTCGATCTCCTCGGTCTGGTCGCAGAAGAAGCGGCGCGTCGCGATCTGTCGGTAACCGGCACGCCCGTGCAGGTGAGCGGCGAGACCCGACTGCTGCGGCGTTTGATCCGCAATCTGCTCGACAACGCGCAGCGTTACGGTCGAGCTCCCATCGACATTGCGGTAACCCGCGTCAACGAGGACGCGGCACTGACCGTGTGCGACCGCGGACCGGGCATTCCCGTGTCCGAACGCGAGCGTATCTTCGAACCGTTCTATCGTCTTCCCGGCCAGCGTGAAGGCGACGGCGGCAGCGGATTGGGTCTCGCCATCGTGCGCCAGATCGCACGCCGTCACGGCGGCGAAGCACTCTGCGAAGCCCGTCCCGACGGCGGCACCTGCTTTCGTGTGACTTTGCCGGCAGCCACGCCGGCGGGCGGGGGACCTCTCGAGGCTCCCGCCGAGCCGCGCCGGTGA
- a CDS encoding response regulator transcription factor has protein sequence MPDRILMIDDDARLGAMVAEYLGAAGLRVTLATDAGSGLKHVAREPVDAVILDVMLPDLDGFETLKRLRGISTVPVLMLTARGDATDRIVGLELGADDYLPKPFEPRELLARLRAILRRRMPAGDARDLLHFGRLEIDRGARVIRVDGAERTLTGYQFALLLALAEHAGRVLTREQLMDLVKGEALEAFDRSIDVHVSRIRAAIEDDPRKPRHLLTVRGAGYVFARHPHD, from the coding sequence ATGCCCGACCGCATCCTGATGATCGATGACGACGCGCGGCTCGGTGCCATGGTTGCCGAGTACCTCGGTGCGGCCGGGCTCCGCGTCACGTTGGCCACGGACGCCGGCAGCGGCCTGAAGCACGTGGCGCGCGAGCCCGTCGATGCCGTGATCCTCGATGTCATGCTGCCCGACCTCGACGGCTTCGAAACCCTCAAGCGCTTGCGCGGCATCAGCACCGTGCCGGTGCTCATGCTCACCGCCCGCGGTGACGCCACCGACCGAATCGTGGGCCTCGAACTCGGGGCCGACGACTATCTCCCCAAACCCTTCGAGCCGCGGGAGTTGCTGGCCCGGCTGCGCGCCATCCTGCGGCGGCGCATGCCTGCGGGAGATGCCCGCGACCTCCTGCATTTCGGACGGCTCGAGATCGACCGTGGCGCCCGCGTGATTCGGGTCGACGGCGCGGAACGAACGCTGACCGGATACCAGTTCGCGCTCCTCCTCGCCCTTGCCGAGCACGCCGGGCGCGTCCTGACGCGCGAGCAGCTTATGGATCTCGTCAAGGGCGAAGCGCTGGAAGCCTTCGACCGGTCGATCGACGTGCACGTCTCCCGCATCCGCGCCGCCATCGAAGACGACCCCAGGAAGCCGCGGCACCTGCTGACGGTTCGCGGCGCCGGTTACGTGTTCGCACGCCACCCGCACGACTGA
- a CDS encoding SulP family inorganic anion transporter encodes MADTQLPRKAPRFVLLAGLRPLGRAEALRDALAGVTLAAMNVPQALGYARIAGMPLITGLYTLLLPLVAFAAFGSSRYLVVAADSATAAILAGALVHIAPRGSDQYVALAGIAALLTGGLLLLARLFRLGFLADFLSRTVLVGFLTGVGLQVAIGELGDMLGIQADAHGTVAQLVQVVAGLGHLHLPTLAVSVAVIVCVLGCRYGMPRIPGPLIAVVGVLVASRTFDFAGRGIQVIGAVPGGLPHLALPALTWREFLELLPAAASCFVMIIAQSAATARAYALRHHDALDADTDLVGLGAANVAAACTGTFVVNGSPTQTAMVERAGARSQTAQLATAIVVAGLLLLATGPLQYLPRGALAAIVFTIAIGLIDVPGLQAIRRESPGEFTLALTAAAVVVLIGVQHGILLAMVLSLLRHVRHSYQPSTSIMVPDEGGRWIPVPAVPGVVTEPGLIVYRFAADLFYANVEHFTDELRNLVTAPAEPVRWVVIDAGAITDIDYSAAAALRELLPDLRRLGLTLLFARVRPELETDFARHGIVEALGRERIFPTLHEALAAVHRGLS; translated from the coding sequence ATGGCCGACACGCAGCTTCCCCGGAAGGCGCCACGGTTCGTTTTGCTTGCGGGTCTACGCCCGCTCGGGCGCGCCGAAGCGCTGCGCGATGCGCTGGCCGGCGTCACCCTGGCGGCGATGAACGTGCCGCAGGCGCTCGGCTATGCGCGCATCGCCGGCATGCCGCTGATCACCGGTTTGTACACGCTGCTGCTGCCGCTGGTGGCGTTCGCAGCCTTCGGATCGTCGCGGTACCTCGTGGTCGCTGCCGACTCCGCCACCGCCGCCATTCTTGCCGGTGCCCTGGTGCACATCGCGCCGCGCGGCAGCGACCAGTACGTTGCGCTCGCCGGTATCGCGGCGTTGTTGACGGGCGGCCTGCTGCTGCTGGCCCGGCTGTTTCGACTCGGGTTTCTCGCGGACTTCCTCTCCCGTACGGTCCTCGTCGGCTTCCTGACCGGCGTCGGGCTTCAGGTCGCCATCGGCGAACTCGGAGACATGCTCGGCATTCAGGCGGACGCCCACGGCACCGTCGCGCAACTTGTGCAGGTCGTCGCGGGGCTCGGCCACCTGCACCTGCCGACGCTCGCGGTGTCGGTGGCCGTCATCGTTTGCGTGCTCGGATGTCGCTACGGGATGCCGCGCATTCCGGGGCCGTTGATCGCCGTCGTCGGGGTGCTGGTGGCCAGCCGCACCTTCGATTTCGCCGGCCGCGGCATTCAGGTCATCGGCGCGGTGCCCGGTGGGCTGCCCCATCTGGCGTTGCCGGCGTTGACCTGGCGCGAATTCCTCGAGCTGCTGCCGGCGGCAGCCTCGTGTTTCGTGATGATCATCGCGCAGAGCGCGGCGACCGCCCGTGCGTACGCCCTGCGTCACCATGACGCTCTCGACGCGGACACCGACCTCGTCGGTCTCGGTGCCGCCAACGTAGCCGCGGCCTGCACGGGCACGTTTGTGGTGAACGGCAGCCCCACCCAGACGGCGATGGTCGAGCGGGCCGGCGCTCGCAGTCAGACGGCGCAACTTGCCACGGCGATCGTGGTGGCCGGCTTGCTTCTGCTGGCGACGGGTCCACTGCAGTACCTGCCGCGCGGTGCGCTCGCCGCCATCGTCTTCACGATTGCAATCGGCCTGATCGATGTGCCGGGATTGCAGGCGATCCGCCGAGAGAGCCCGGGAGAGTTCACCCTTGCCCTTACCGCAGCCGCCGTGGTGGTGCTCATCGGCGTACAACATGGCATCCTGCTGGCGATGGTGCTGTCGCTGCTCCGGCACGTGCGGCACAGCTACCAGCCCAGCACCTCGATCATGGTGCCCGACGAGGGCGGTCGATGGATACCGGTGCCGGCGGTGCCCGGTGTGGTCACCGAGCCGGGCCTGATCGTCTACCGGTTCGCCGCCGACCTGTTCTACGCCAACGTCGAACACTTCACCGACGAGTTGCGCAACCTCGTGACGGCACCGGCCGAACCGGTTCGCTGGGTGGTGATCGACGCCGGTGCGATCACCGACATCGACTACTCGGCCGCCGCGGCGCTCCGGGAGTTGCTGCCCGATCTGCGCCGCCTCGGACTGACGCTGCTGTTCGCCCGTGTGCGGCCCGAATTGGAAACCGACTTTGCCCGCCACGGCATCGTGGAAGCGCTCGGGCGGGAGCGGATCTTCCCGACTCTGCACGAGGCACTCGCCGCCGTTCACCGGGGTCTTTCGTGA